In [Leptolyngbya] sp. PCC 7376, a genomic segment contains:
- a CDS encoding Hpt domain-containing protein, with translation MLAEFVLILELFTEILELFTEILELFTEILELFVEMLAEFVLILELFTEILELFTEILELFTEILELFVEMLAEFVLILELFTEILELFTEILELFTEILELFVEMLAEFVLILELFTEILELFTEILELFTEILELFVEMLAEFVLILELFTEILELFTEILELFTEILELFVEMLAEFVLILELFTEILELFTEILELFTEILELFVEMLAEFVLILELFTEILELFVEMLAEFVLMLELFAEMLAEFVLILELFTEILELFTEILELFTEILELFAEMLAEFEEILELFTEMLELFTEILELFTEILELFAEMLAEFVLMLELFTEMLELFTEMLELFTEMLELFVEMLAEFEEILELFTEMLELFTEILELFTEILELFAEMLAEFVLMLELFTEILELFTEILELFTEILELFAEMLAEFVLMLELFTEILELFTEILELFTEILELFAEMLAEFVLMLELFTEILELFTEILELFTEILELFAEMLAEFVLMLELFTEILELFTEILELFTEILELFAEMLAEFVLMLELFTEILELFTEILELFTEILELFAEMLAEFVLMLELFTEILELFVEMLAEFVLMLELFAEMLAEFVLILELFTEMLELFTEILELFTEILELFAEMLAEFVLILELFTEMLELFTEMLEEFALMFALFVEMLFVTSARGTPESLEPAPPVVSIF, from the coding sequence ATGCTCGCTGAGTTCGTACTGATACTCGAACTATTTACCGAGATACTCGAACTGTTCACCGAGATACTCGAACTGTTCACCGAGATACTCGAACTATTTGTCGAGATGCTCGCTGAGTTCGTACTGATACTCGAACTATTTACCGAGATACTCGAACTGTTCACCGAGATACTCGAACTGTTCACCGAGATACTCGAACTATTTGTCGAGATGCTCGCTGAGTTCGTACTGATACTCGAACTATTTACCGAGATACTCGAACTGTTCACCGAGATACTCGAACTGTTCACCGAGATACTCGAACTATTTGTCGAGATGCTCGCTGAGTTCGTACTGATACTCGAACTATTTACCGAGATACTCGAACTATTTACCGAGATACTCGAACTGTTCACCGAGATACTCGAACTATTTGTCGAGATGCTCGCTGAGTTCGTACTGATACTCGAACTATTTACCGAGATACTCGAACTGTTCACCGAGATACTCGAACTGTTCACCGAGATACTCGAACTATTTGTCGAGATGCTCGCTGAGTTCGTACTGATACTCGAACTATTTACCGAGATACTCGAACTGTTCACCGAGATACTCGAACTGTTCACCGAGATACTCGAACTATTTGTCGAGATGCTCGCTGAGTTCGTACTGATACTCGAACTATTTACCGAGATACTCGAACTATTTGTCGAGATGCTCGCTGAGTTCGTACTGATGCTCGAACTATTTGCCGAGATGCTCGCTGAGTTCGTACTGATACTCGAACTATTTACCGAGATACTCGAACTGTTCACCGAGATACTCGAACTGTTCACCGAGATACTCGAACTATTTGCCGAGATGCTCGCTGAATTCGAAGAAATACTCGAACTGTTCACCGAGATGCTCGAACTATTCACCGAGATACTCGAACTGTTCACCGAGATACTCGAACTATTTGCCGAGATGCTCGCTGAGTTCGTACTGATGCTCGAACTGTTTACCGAAATGCTTGAGCTATTTACCGAGATGCTCGAACTGTTCACTGAGATGCTCGAACTATTTGTCGAGATGCTCGCTGAATTCGAAGAAATACTCGAACTGTTCACTGAGATGCTCGAACTGTTCACCGAGATACTCGAACTGTTCACCGAGATACTCGAACTATTTGCCGAGATGCTCGCTGAGTTCGTACTGATGCTCGAACTATTCACCGAGATACTCGAACTGTTCACCGAGATACTCGAACTGTTCACCGAGATACTCGAACTATTTGCCGAGATGCTCGCTGAGTTCGTACTGATGCTCGAACTATTCACCGAGATACTCGAACTGTTCACCGAGATACTCGAACTGTTCACCGAGATACTCGAACTATTTGCCGAGATGCTCGCTGAGTTCGTACTGATGCTCGAACTATTCACCGAGATACTCGAACTGTTCACCGAGATACTCGAACTGTTCACCGAGATACTCGAACTATTTGCCGAGATGCTCGCTGAGTTCGTACTGATGCTCGAACTATTCACCGAGATACTCGAACTGTTCACCGAGATACTCGAACTGTTCACCGAGATACTCGAACTATTTGCCGAGATGCTCGCTGAGTTCGTACTGATGCTCGAACTATTCACCGAGATACTCGAACTGTTCACCGAGATACTCGAACTGTTCACCGAGATACTCGAACTATTTGCCGAGATGCTCGCTGAGTTCGTACTGATGCTCGAACTATTCACCGAGATACTCGAACTATTTGTCGAGATGCTCGCTGAGTTCGTACTGATGCTCGAACTATTTGCCGAGATGCTCGCTGAGTTCGTACTGATACTCGAACTATTTACTGAAATGCTTGAGCTATTTACCGAGATACTCGAACTGTTCACCGAGATACTCGAACTATTTGCCGAGATGCTCGCTGAGTTCGTACTAATACTCGAACTATTTACTGAAATGCTTGAGCTATTTACCGAGATGCTTGAAGAGTTCGCACTAATGTTTGCACTATTCGTTGAGATGCTATTTGTTACGTCTGCGAGAGGAACCCCAGAATCATTAGAACCGGCACCGCCTGTAGTTTCGATATTTTGA
- a CDS encoding class I SAM-dependent methyltransferase, translating to MSEIAIAKEKPDWAGEDWLSRLVNLLIRTKPLYNLMKYQARQVLIKTAEKNGIPWRQTVKDFDKDQAEQCFQEIVDLELDYPEYYNVPFHAYDEGNLCWKAAFEAAPATESMALRVWKNEPLTPAVAQARLRSTFLEVMAEYLPDQVNDVLDIGCSVGISTMALDTFLKERSPQIQTVGLDLSPYMLAVAKIRDSENKVQWQHGKAESTGFVDNSFDVITMQFVLHELPNQATKDIFQECLRILRPGGCFAIVDNNPKSPVIQSLPPALFVLMKSTEPWSDEYYTFDVEDNLKQSGFDYLTTVPSDPRHRTIIARKPL from the coding sequence ATGTCTGAAATTGCGATCGCCAAAGAGAAACCAGATTGGGCAGGCGAAGATTGGCTCTCTCGTCTAGTAAATCTGTTGATTCGAACCAAGCCTCTTTATAACTTGATGAAATATCAAGCTCGTCAGGTACTCATTAAAACAGCGGAGAAGAATGGTATTCCGTGGCGACAGACTGTTAAAGATTTTGATAAAGATCAAGCAGAACAATGTTTTCAAGAGATTGTTGATCTAGAGCTTGATTACCCTGAGTATTACAATGTGCCTTTCCATGCATATGACGAAGGTAATTTATGTTGGAAAGCAGCTTTTGAGGCTGCTCCTGCGACAGAATCTATGGCATTGAGGGTGTGGAAAAATGAGCCACTGACTCCAGCTGTTGCCCAAGCGCGTTTGCGGAGTACGTTTCTGGAGGTGATGGCGGAGTATCTACCTGACCAGGTGAATGATGTTCTTGATATTGGCTGTTCTGTTGGGATTTCGACGATGGCTCTTGATACGTTTCTGAAAGAACGATCGCCACAAATCCAGACTGTCGGTTTAGATTTATCGCCATATATGTTGGCCGTGGCGAAAATCCGTGACTCTGAGAATAAAGTGCAGTGGCAGCATGGGAAGGCTGAGTCGACTGGATTTGTGGATAATTCCTTTGATGTGATCACAATGCAATTTGTGCTTCATGAGCTACCGAATCAGGCGACAAAAGATATTTTTCAGGAATGTCTGCGGATTTTGCGACCAGGTGGTTGTTTTGCCATTGTGGATAATAATCCGAAGTCACCTGTAATTCAGAGTTTGCCTCCAGCATTGTTTGTGCTGATGAAAAGTACAGAACCTTGGAGTGATGAATATTACACTTTTGATGTGGAAGATAATTTAAAACAGAGTGGTTTTGATTATTTGACCACTGTGCCTAGCGATCCTCGTCACCGTACGATTATTGCCCGTAAACCTCTTTAA
- a CDS encoding NAD+ synthase, with product MKIAIAQLNPTVGDLEGNANQILEAAKIAAIADIRLLLTPELSLCGYPPRDLLTQADFVARMQYQLNDLAAQMPPTIAVLVGLATVNDQAVASGEKPLHNSIALIDKGKVQRIFHKQLLPTYDVFDEDRYFEAGSISNWFHLYPAADQTQLHPAIPIKIGVTICEDLWNDDSFWGKRSYEVNPLEQLAEEEVDFIVNLSASPYTIAKQRLREGMLHHAAWRYQIPIIYANQVGGNDDLIFDGGSVAMNTQGKIVCRAPSFKSVLMALEFDKSLQNIGALKEQISCNFHQTITPEFDCDEAEVYQALVLGLRDYVWKCGFSKVVLGLSGGIDSALVAAIATDALGEANVLGILMPSPFSSEHSVSDAVALAENLEINHQTIKIQTGMEAFDQMLEPLFAGTEFGVAEENLQSRIRGNLLMAIANKFGYLLLSTGNKSEMSVGYCTLYGDMNGGLAVIADVPKLLVFKLCRWLNRDKEVIPENIITKPPSAELRPDQVDQDSLPPYEILDDILQRIIHKNQSTPDLIEAGHDPDVVAQVFRLLHRTEFKRRQAAPGLKITDRAFGTGWRMPIASRW from the coding sequence ATGAAAATTGCGATCGCCCAGCTAAATCCCACTGTCGGAGATCTAGAAGGTAATGCTAATCAAATTTTAGAAGCGGCCAAAATTGCAGCGATCGCCGATATTCGTTTACTGCTGACTCCAGAATTATCCCTATGCGGTTATCCGCCCCGGGATTTGTTGACTCAGGCTGATTTTGTAGCGCGGATGCAGTATCAGTTGAATGACTTAGCTGCGCAAATGCCCCCAACAATTGCTGTGTTGGTGGGACTCGCAACGGTGAATGATCAAGCCGTTGCCAGTGGTGAAAAGCCATTACACAACAGTATTGCCTTGATTGATAAGGGCAAAGTGCAGCGTATTTTTCATAAGCAACTGCTGCCCACTTACGATGTATTTGATGAAGACCGTTATTTTGAAGCGGGCTCCATTTCCAATTGGTTTCATTTATATCCTGCCGCTGACCAGACCCAGCTTCACCCTGCCATCCCCATCAAAATTGGGGTGACAATTTGCGAAGACCTCTGGAATGACGACTCCTTTTGGGGCAAACGTAGCTATGAAGTAAATCCCCTCGAACAGCTTGCTGAGGAAGAGGTTGATTTTATCGTGAATCTCTCGGCATCCCCTTACACCATTGCAAAACAGCGTTTGCGAGAAGGGATGTTGCATCATGCTGCATGGCGCTACCAAATCCCAATTATCTATGCGAATCAAGTGGGCGGTAATGATGATTTGATTTTCGATGGTGGTAGTGTGGCGATGAATACTCAGGGCAAAATTGTTTGTCGTGCTCCTAGTTTTAAGTCGGTGTTGATGGCGCTGGAATTTGATAAATCCTTGCAAAATATTGGTGCTCTAAAAGAACAGATTTCTTGTAATTTCCACCAAACGATTACACCAGAATTTGACTGTGATGAAGCAGAGGTTTATCAGGCTCTTGTGCTAGGTCTTCGGGATTATGTGTGGAAATGTGGCTTCTCGAAAGTTGTGCTTGGTTTGAGTGGAGGAATTGACTCAGCTCTAGTGGCGGCGATCGCCACCGATGCTTTGGGAGAAGCTAATGTATTAGGGATTTTAATGCCATCACCATTTAGTTCAGAACATTCAGTGAGTGATGCTGTTGCTCTGGCCGAAAATTTAGAGATTAATCATCAGACGATTAAAATCCAGACCGGAATGGAAGCATTTGATCAGATGCTCGAACCACTATTTGCCGGTACGGAATTTGGGGTAGCGGAGGAAAATTTGCAGTCTCGAATTCGCGGTAATCTCCTGATGGCGATCGCCAATAAATTTGGTTATTTGTTGCTATCGACGGGCAATAAATCAGAAATGTCAGTGGGCTATTGCACCCTCTATGGCGACATGAATGGTGGCCTTGCTGTAATTGCTGATGTCCCGAAGTTGCTGGTCTTTAAATTATGTCGATGGCTGAACCGTGACAAGGAAGTGATTCCCGAAAATATTATTACTAAGCCCCCTAGTGCTGAGTTGCGTCCTGACCAAGTGGATCAAGATTCGTTGCCACCCTACGAAATTCTCGACGATATTTTGCAACGGATTATCCATAAAAATCAATCTACACCCGACCTGATTGAAGCGGGCCATGACCCGGATGTGG
- a CDS encoding YadA-like family protein, giving the protein MNSSSISVNASNIAENSSSIATNAANIAENRALIEQAFDEIEENSSGISIALALSSLTKGLAPGKRYGLGVAFGTFKNQQSIAISGTFSFTDPNSPGLQVIFNTGVGFGLNKDTFGAAAGLSIQW; this is encoded by the coding sequence GTGAACTCTTCGAGCATTAGCGTGAATGCTTCAAATATTGCTGAAAATAGTTCGAGTATTGCGACTAATGCGGCTAATATCGCTGAAAACCGAGCTCTTATTGAACAAGCATTCGATGAGATTGAAGAGAATAGTTCTGGTATTTCGATAGCGCTTGCATTGTCTAGTTTGACTAAGGGCTTAGCTCCTGGTAAGCGGTATGGTCTTGGTGTTGCATTCGGTACATTCAAGAATCAGCAGTCGATTGCCATCAGTGGAACATTCTCATTCACTGACCCGAATAGCCCTGGACTTCAGGTGATCTTTAACACCGGTGTTGGTTTTGGTCTGAATAAGGACACATTTGGTGCCGCTGCCGGTTTATCGATTCAATGGTAA